The Amycolatopsis sp. DG1A-15b genome window below encodes:
- the nuoL gene encoding NADH-quinone oxidoreductase subunit L — protein MTASSWLLVALPGLGALILLLAGKRAKAWGHLLGCATVTLAFVYGLILFFTADTGTTTDTKVYSWIPVGQLQVDFGLRIDALSLTFVLLITGVGMLIHYYSIGYMADDEGRYRFFAYLNLFVASMLILVLGNSFVTLYLGWEGVGLASYLLIGWYQGRPSAATAAKKAFLMNRVGDVGLALAIFIMFKYAGSTGYAQVFQAVADGKFSTGAITAMAILLLLGACGKSGQFPLQAWLPDAMEGPTPVSALIHAATMVTAGVYLVARSKDIFNATEDGRLIVTLVGTVTLLLGCIIGCAYDDIKKVLAYSTVSQIGYMMLAVGLGPIAYALGIMHLVAHGFFKAGLFLGAGSVMHGMNDEVDMRKFGGLRKHMPITFITFGLGYLALIGIPPLSGFFTKDAIIEAAFGQGGWRGWVMGGAALLGAGLTAFYMTRLMMMTFFGKERWKDIKSSDGRDFHPHESKAIMWIPMAVLAVGSVGAGAFFALGDRFSEWLTPSVGKLEEAHHAPFDAWVISAAAIVFSVLGVVIAALIFRRDVPVEQPQRVSFVTRAARKDLYGNTLNETLVARPGTWLSRALVFVDNRGVDGAVNGLAASLGGGSGRLRRLQTGFVRSYALSMLGGTFLLLAALLLVRFS, from the coding sequence GTGACCGCATCATCGTGGCTGCTGGTGGCCCTGCCTGGCCTCGGCGCCCTGATCCTCCTGCTGGCCGGGAAGCGCGCGAAGGCCTGGGGGCATCTGCTCGGCTGTGCCACCGTCACGCTGGCCTTCGTCTACGGCCTGATCCTGTTCTTCACCGCCGACACGGGCACCACGACCGACACGAAGGTGTACTCGTGGATCCCGGTCGGCCAGCTGCAGGTGGACTTCGGGCTGCGGATCGACGCGCTGTCGCTGACGTTCGTGCTGCTCATCACCGGCGTCGGCATGCTGATCCACTACTACTCGATCGGCTACATGGCCGACGACGAGGGCCGGTACCGCTTCTTCGCGTACCTGAACCTCTTCGTCGCCTCGATGCTGATCCTGGTGCTGGGCAACAGCTTCGTGACGCTGTACCTCGGCTGGGAAGGCGTGGGTCTCGCCTCCTACCTGCTCATCGGCTGGTACCAGGGCCGCCCGTCCGCCGCGACCGCGGCGAAGAAGGCGTTCCTGATGAACCGCGTCGGGGACGTCGGGCTCGCGCTGGCGATCTTCATCATGTTCAAGTACGCGGGCTCCACCGGCTACGCGCAGGTCTTCCAGGCGGTTGCCGACGGCAAGTTCTCGACGGGCGCGATCACCGCGATGGCGATCCTGCTCCTGCTGGGCGCCTGCGGTAAGTCCGGCCAGTTCCCGCTGCAGGCGTGGCTCCCGGACGCGATGGAGGGCCCGACCCCGGTGTCGGCCCTGATCCACGCGGCGACGATGGTGACCGCGGGTGTCTACCTGGTGGCCCGCTCGAAGGACATCTTCAACGCCACCGAAGACGGCCGCCTGATCGTCACGCTGGTCGGCACGGTGACCCTGCTGCTCGGGTGCATCATCGGCTGCGCGTACGACGACATCAAGAAGGTCCTCGCGTACTCCACGGTCAGCCAGATCGGCTACATGATGCTGGCCGTCGGGCTCGGGCCCATCGCCTACGCGCTGGGCATCATGCACCTGGTCGCGCACGGCTTCTTCAAAGCCGGGCTGTTCCTCGGGGCCGGGTCGGTCATGCACGGCATGAACGACGAGGTCGACATGCGGAAGTTCGGCGGGCTGCGCAAGCACATGCCGATCACCTTCATCACCTTCGGCCTCGGCTACCTGGCCCTGATCGGCATCCCGCCGCTGTCGGGCTTCTTCACCAAGGACGCGATCATCGAAGCGGCGTTCGGCCAGGGCGGCTGGCGTGGCTGGGTGATGGGCGGCGCGGCGCTGCTCGGCGCCGGGCTCACCGCCTTCTACATGACCCGCCTGATGATGATGACGTTCTTCGGCAAGGAGCGCTGGAAGGACATCAAGTCTTCCGACGGTCGTGACTTCCACCCGCATGAGTCGAAGGCGATCATGTGGATCCCGATGGCGGTCCTGGCGGTCGGCTCGGTCGGCGCCGGCGCGTTCTTCGCCCTCGGCGATCGCTTCTCCGAGTGGCTGACCCCGTCGGTCGGCAAGCTGGAGGAAGCCCACCACGCGCCGTTCGACGCCTGGGTGATCTCCGCCGCCGCGATCGTGTTCTCCGTGCTGGGCGTGGTGATCGCGGCCCTGATCTTCCGCCGTGACGTCCCGGTCGAGCAGCCCCAGCGGGTCTCGTTCGTCACCCGGGCCGCGCGCAAGGACCTGTACGGCAACACCCTCAACGAGACGCTGGTCGCCCGCCCGGGCACCTGGCTCTCGCGGGCGCTGGTGTTCGTCGACAACCGCGGCGTCGACGGCGCGGTCAACGGCCTGGCCGCCTCCCTCGGCGGCGGCTCCGGCCGGCTGAGG